The Oceanispirochaeta sp. M1 genomic interval TGATCCAAGTATTTCATCATTGGTTTTAAGGGATGAAAATATCGTAACTATAAAAGGGTAGAGGGTTATAATCGCCCACAGAATAGCGAATGTACCCAGTACCCAGTAGCCAATGCCCTGTCGGATTTGTTTGGCTTTTCCCATCATCAGTCATCACCTCTTGAAAACAATTTATTAGTAGTGAAACTTAAAAAAACTCCGGCGACCAGGAGAAATACACCAATTGCGTTGCCTACTCCAAAATTCCTATATACGAATGCCTCGTTATACAGCATGGTAGCAGGCATTTCAGAAGCCCGGTTCGGACCTCCTCCAGTCATAATAAAAACGAGATTAAAATGTTTAATACATCCTGTAATACACAGAATTGAGAAGATTTTGAAATACTCTTTCATCATAGGAAGAGTTATGTACCTGGTTTGATGCCATTCACTTGCCCCATCAATTTTTGCAGATTCAAATAGTTCCCCTGGAATTGCTACAATTCCGGCAGAAAATATAAGCATATTCAGCCCCGCAAAAGTCCATTCATTTACCAGTACAACGGAGATGATTGCCCAATCCGGGTCTCCCAGAAAATTAATTTCAGGGAGATGAAACCATTTCATGATTATTGGGACCAGACCGATATCAGGAAACAACAGATAGACCCACATGAGTCCGACGGCCGTCAGGGGTAGAACAACCGGCATAAAATAGGTTGTTTTGAAAATCTTTTTCAATCTATATTTCTTATTGATAATCATTGCCAATAGAAAAGATATGGGCATTAAAACGATAAAACCACCAGCCATAAACCAGAGAACATTTACTAAGGAGTGCCATAGGTTCGGATCTGAAAAAATCAACTGGTAATTCTTGATTCCAACAAATTTCATTTTGCTGATAGCAATACCATTCCAGGAAAAGAAGGACTGATGAACTGATTGAAGAAGTGGGATTATTATAAATGAAATAAACAGAAAAAGACCAGGAATGATGAAGATGATATCCCACCATTTTTGTTTGCTGCTTCCTACTACCATGAGCGACCCTTTAAGATAACCGGGATGCAGATACATCCCGGCTATAGAATTCTTTTTGTTATATTTTAGATTTAGAATGTCAGACTATTCAGCGTTAACAACACGCATAATATCTGCAGCACACTCTTCGGGAGTTCCTCCTACAAAGAGACCCTGGAGAGCATTTCGTACGGCATCAAGCATTTTAGTATTTACATCATAATTTTGAATGTCTGTTTTAAATACTTCTGACATAGTCATCTTTTCTGATACGATAGTAGCGAGGGGAGATACAACTGATGAATCACCCTCAAACATTACTGGATAAACACCACCCTTAGCTGCGGCCTGCTTTTCTGCCATCAGTTTTGGTGAAGTCAACATCTTGACGAGTTCTACAGCGGCATCAATTTTGTCCTGATCTTGGGTATTAACTACAGAGACACCACCATTGTTTCCACCCTGCCAATGACCGTAAAATTCTTTTTCTAA includes:
- a CDS encoding carbohydrate ABC transporter permease translates to MVVGSSKQKWWDIIFIIPGLFLFISFIIIPLLQSVHQSFFSWNGIAISKMKFVGIKNYQLIFSDPNLWHSLVNVLWFMAGGFIVLMPISFLLAMIINKKYRLKKIFKTTYFMPVVLPLTAVGLMWVYLLFPDIGLVPIIMKWFHLPEINFLGDPDWAIISVVLVNEWTFAGLNMLIFSAGIVAIPGELFESAKIDGASEWHQTRYITLPMMKEYFKIFSILCITGCIKHFNLVFIMTGGGPNRASEMPATMLYNEAFVYRNFGVGNAIGVFLLVAGVFLSFTTNKLFSRGDD